From the genome of bacterium:
AACTTAACAAAGCAATAGGTTGTTCACCACCTTATTTTCCTTCCTTTGCGTCCTTTGCGAAATCTTCCTTTGCGCTCTTTGCGGTTAAATCTTTATACCTTTAAAAAACTTGAACATCAAGTATTAACGAAAATTTCTGACCTGTATGGTTAGCAGTTCGAGAATTATCCGCAAGCGTTAGTTGATGTAAGAAAAGGAGATAGAGAGATAGGGGGATAGGGAGATTACGGTATGATACATTAAATTACTGCCTCAGCAAGTAAATTTTCTTGATATTCTTCCATCTCCATATCCTTCTTTATCTCCTTATCCCCCTTCTTTACACCGAAACGGTTGCATTGCTTGTAATTTCTAACCGTACAGGTCGCAAAATTTTACTCAGAGTGGATAAGTAAAAAATCCCAAATCCCAAGCACCAAATCTCAAATAAGCACCAAATTTCACATACCAAAAAGCGAATTAGAGATTAGTGAATTAGAGATTAGATTTTACTAATTCGCTAATTCGCTTAATTCACTAATTCACTAAATGGAATTTGGAATTTGTGATTTGGAATTTCATTGTCTATCTATTTCTACCGATATTATGTTCCTAACGGAACGATTATTCTCATGCCTTATTTATATGGGTATTATCCTCTGTAAACTTCCAGTTAATAACCGCTCTACTATCACTTTAGTGCTTTCACTAAAAATTGACCAGTATAGGAATTTTTATTCTTAACTATTTCCTCAGGTGTACCGGTAGCGACTATCTCTCCTCCGGCATCTCCACCTTCAGGACCTAAATCAATGATATAGTCCGCTGATTTAATTACATCTAAGTTATGTTCAATCACCACAATCGTATTTCCTGCTTCCCGAAGTCGCATCAGAACATCTAATAATTTGTGAATATCGGCAAAATGTAAACCAGTTGTTGGTTCGTCTAAAAGATAAAGTGTTCTCCCGGTTGCCCGTTTACTTAATTCTGCAGATAATTTTATTCGCTGTGCCTCTCCACCAGAAAGGGTCGTAGATGATTGCCCGAGTTTGATATAACCCAATCCTACATCGGAGAGGGTCTCTAACTTTCGTTTAATTACGGGAATATTGGCAAAAAAGTTTAATGCTTCATCTACAGTCATATCAAGGACATCCGCAATATTTTTGCCTTTATATTTTATCTCAAGGGTTTCGCGATTATATCTTTTCCCTTTACATACCTCACACGGGATATAGACATCTGGTAAAAAGTGCATCTCAATTTTAATAATTCCATCTCCCTGACAGGCTTCACATCGTCCACCTCTGACATTAAAACTGAATCGACCAGGTTTATAACCCCGTATCTTAGATTCCTGGAATAAAGAGAAGAAGGCTCGAATATGTGTAAAAGTGCCAGTGTAGGTAACTGGATTAGACCGTGGGGTGCGGCCAATTGGGGACTGGTCTATATTAATTACCTTATCTAAATATTTTAATCCAACAATCTCTTTGTGTCTGCCTGGTTTAATATGGCTTCGAGAAAAATATTGCATCAGGGCGGGATATAAAATTTCGCTAATAAGTGTGCTTTTACCAGAACCTGAAACCCCGGTGATACAGGTAAAAAGCCCGATTGGGATTTTGACATTGATATTTTTAAGATTATGTTCTGAGGCTTCTTTGACTTCAATAAATTTTGCTTTCGATTTAACTCGATGTTTGGGAATAGGAATCTTTAATTCACCTTTTAAATATTTACCGGTTAAAGAGGCTTTATCATTAATAATTTGTTGGGGAGTGCCTTGAGCAATAATAAATCCTCCATTTTCTCCTGCCCCGGGACCTAAATCAATGACATAATCAGCGGTTCTAATCGTTGCCTCATCATGCTCAACCACAATCAATGTATTTCCTAAATCCCGCAGACAACATAAGGTATTTAAAAGTCTCTTATTATCCCGTTGATGTAATCCAATACTTGGTTCATCTAAGATATAAAGCACGCCCATCAAGCCAGAACCAATCTGAGTGGCTAATTGAATTCGCTGAGCCTCTCCGCCAGCTAAAGTTCCAGCAGAACGGTCTATGGTTAGATAGTCTAATCCGACATTGATTAAAAACTCCAGTCTTCTTTTTATCTCCTTAAAGATTTGGTGGGCAATAAGTGTTTCTTTTTTATTTAACTTTAGATTTTGGAAAAACTCATAAGCCTTTTTAATAGATAATTTAGTCACATCGCCAATTGACATATTTTGAATAGTTACGGCTAAACTTTCCTTTTTTAATCTGGTGCCTTCACAGACCGGGCAGGGTTGCTTGGTCATAAATTCTGAGATTTCTTCACGGGATAATTCGGAATCGGTTTCTTTAAATCGTCGTTCTAAATTTGGGATGATTCCTTCATATCCTCCCCAATACCGGAAAGTGCCAAATCGAGTGCGATAATATTCTCCTTGTGTGCCATAGAGCAAGATATGTTGATGTTCTTTTTTCAGTTCTTTAAATGGGACATCCAATCTAAACCCATATTGTCTTGCAATTCGTTCTAATGTTTGTTGTAGTCTTTCCCATGGGATTCCCCAGGGTCTAATCGCTCCGTCATAAACACTTAACTCTTTATTTGGGACAACTAAGTCAGGGTCTACTTCTAACTTAACCCCTAATCCTTTACAAGTAGGACAGGCACCATAAGGGCTATTAAAGGAAAACATTCGGGGTGAAAGTTCCTCATAGCTGATACCACAATCTATACAGGCTAATTCGGATGAAAAGATTAAATCCTCTTTTTCATCGATATTAATAAAAACTATCCCTTTTGATAATTTAAATGCCGTTTCGATTGAATCGGCTAATCTACTTCGTTCGGTTTTAAGGATAAGTCTATCCACAACGACTTCAATATTATGTTTTTTATTTTTATCGAGTTTAATCTCTTCTTCAAGGTCATAAATCTTTTTATCAACCCGGACTCGGATAAAACCTTCTTTTCGGATATTTGTAAATATTTCCTGGTATTCTCCTTTTCTGCCTCGAACTAATGGGGTAAGTATCTGGATTTTTGTTTTATCCTTAAGTTTCAATATCTGGTCAACGATTTCATCTACGGTTTGCTGAGTTAAAGGTTTTTTGCATTTATAGCAGTGGGGTTTACCAATTCTGGCAAATAAAAGGCGGAGGTAGTCATATATTTCCGTGACAGTGCCTACGGTAGAGCGGGGGTTTTTACTTGCGGTTCGTTGTTCGATGGCAATAGCCGGGGATAGTCCTTCGATGTAGTCAACATCGGGTTTTTCCATCTGCCCTAAAAACTGACGGGCATAGGCAGACAATGACTCCACATATCGTCTTTGTCCTTCGGCGTAGATTGTGTCAAAAGCTAATGAGGATTTACCGGAGCCTGACAAACCAGTAATCACGACCAATTTATTTCGCGGTATCTGGACATCAATATTTTTTAAGTTATGTTCTCTGGCACCTTTAATAAAGATTGTATCTTTTGGAAGCACTTTTTCACCTTACAAAAATTGCGACCGTTCAGGTAGTCCTTTACCGCAGAGACGCAGAGGAACAGAGAAGACATAGAAATAAATTATATGTAACTATTCAGCCACAGATGGACACGGATGAAACACTGAAAATTCGTGAATCGTGTCCGTTTTCCG
Proteins encoded in this window:
- the uvrA gene encoding excinuclease ABC subunit UvrA — its product is MLPKDTIFIKGAREHNLKNIDVQIPRNKLVVITGLSGSGKSSLAFDTIYAEGQRRYVESLSAYARQFLGQMEKPDVDYIEGLSPAIAIEQRTASKNPRSTVGTVTEIYDYLRLLFARIGKPHCYKCKKPLTQQTVDEIVDQILKLKDKTKIQILTPLVRGRKGEYQEIFTNIRKEGFIRVRVDKKIYDLEEEIKLDKNKKHNIEVVVDRLILKTERSRLADSIETAFKLSKGIVFINIDEKEDLIFSSELACIDCGISYEELSPRMFSFNSPYGACPTCKGLGVKLEVDPDLVVPNKELSVYDGAIRPWGIPWERLQQTLERIARQYGFRLDVPFKELKKEHQHILLYGTQGEYYRTRFGTFRYWGGYEGIIPNLERRFKETDSELSREEISEFMTKQPCPVCEGTRLKKESLAVTIQNMSIGDVTKLSIKKAYEFFQNLKLNKKETLIAHQIFKEIKRRLEFLINVGLDYLTIDRSAGTLAGGEAQRIQLATQIGSGLMGVLYILDEPSIGLHQRDNKRLLNTLCCLRDLGNTLIVVEHDEATIRTADYVIDLGPGAGENGGFIIAQGTPQQIINDKASLTGKYLKGELKIPIPKHRVKSKAKFIEVKEASEHNLKNINVKIPIGLFTCITGVSGSGKSTLISEILYPALMQYFSRSHIKPGRHKEIVGLKYLDKVINIDQSPIGRTPRSNPVTYTGTFTHIRAFFSLFQESKIRGYKPGRFSFNVRGGRCEACQGDGIIKIEMHFLPDVYIPCEVCKGKRYNRETLEIKYKGKNIADVLDMTVDEALNFFANIPVIKRKLETLSDVGLGYIKLGQSSTTLSGGEAQRIKLSAELSKRATGRTLYLLDEPTTGLHFADIHKLLDVLMRLREAGNTIVVIEHNLDVIKSADYIIDLGPEGGDAGGEIVATGTPEEIVKNKNSYTGQFLVKALK